A genomic stretch from Flavobacterium nitratireducens includes:
- the guaA gene encoding glutamine-hydrolyzing GMP synthase translates to MQHNVLILDFGSQYTQLIARRVRELNIFCEIFPYNNIPSDLSSYKAVILGGSPFSVRAEDAPHPDLSQIRGKLPMLAVCYGAQYLSHFSGGKVAASNTREYGRANLSYIKEDEIFFEGVSPNSQVWMSHSDSIKALPTNGVKLASTHDVEFAAYKIEGETTYAIQYHPEVYHSTDGKQMLENFLVKIAHVPQNFTPNAFVEEIVAEMKEKIQDDKVVLGLSGGVDSTVAAVLLNKAIGKNLYCIFVNNGLLRKNEFENVLNQYKGMGLNVKGVDAGERFLSELAGVSDPETKRKIIGRVFIEVFDDESHLLDDVKWLAQGTIYPDVIESVSVKGPSATIKSHHNVGGLPDFMKLKVVEPLRMLFKDEVRRVGASLGIDPELLGRHPFPGPGLSIRILGDITPEKVRILQEVDSVFIEGLKSWGLYDKVWQAGAILLPVNSVGVMGDERTYEKVVALRAVESTDGMTADWVHLPYDFLMKVSNDIINKVRGVNRVVYDISSKPPATIEWE, encoded by the coding sequence ATGCAACACAACGTACTTATTTTAGATTTCGGTTCGCAATACACTCAGTTGATTGCGCGTAGAGTTCGCGAATTAAATATATTCTGCGAAATTTTTCCATATAATAATATTCCATCGGATTTATCAAGCTACAAGGCTGTAATTTTAGGAGGTAGTCCTTTTTCTGTTCGTGCAGAAGATGCTCCACATCCTGATTTGTCTCAAATTAGAGGAAAATTGCCAATGCTTGCTGTGTGTTATGGAGCGCAATATTTATCTCACTTTAGTGGAGGTAAAGTTGCAGCATCTAACACAAGAGAATATGGTAGAGCTAATTTATCTTATATCAAAGAAGATGAAATTTTCTTTGAAGGAGTTTCTCCAAATAGTCAAGTTTGGATGAGTCATAGTGATAGTATAAAAGCATTGCCTACAAATGGAGTGAAGCTTGCAAGTACACATGATGTAGAATTTGCAGCTTACAAAATTGAAGGAGAAACTACTTATGCAATTCAATACCACCCAGAAGTATATCATTCAACAGATGGGAAACAAATGTTGGAAAACTTCTTAGTGAAGATTGCTCATGTTCCTCAAAACTTTACGCCTAATGCTTTTGTGGAAGAAATTGTAGCAGAAATGAAAGAGAAAATTCAAGATGATAAAGTTGTTCTTGGACTTTCAGGAGGTGTAGATTCTACTGTAGCGGCAGTTTTATTGAATAAAGCTATTGGTAAAAACTTATATTGTATTTTTGTTAATAACGGTTTACTTCGTAAAAATGAGTTCGAAAATGTATTGAATCAATACAAAGGAATGGGACTCAATGTAAAAGGAGTAGATGCTGGTGAGCGTTTCTTGTCGGAATTAGCAGGAGTGAGTGATCCAGAAACAAAACGTAAAATTATTGGTAGAGTATTTATCGAAGTTTTTGACGATGAATCTCATTTGTTAGACGATGTAAAATGGTTGGCTCAGGGAACTATTTATCCTGATGTAATTGAGTCGGTTTCTGTAAAAGGACCTTCTGCAACAATCAAATCTCATCACAATGTGGGTGGATTACCTGATTTTATGAAATTGAAAGTAGTAGAGCCTTTGCGTATGCTTTTCAAGGATGAGGTGCGTAGAGTAGGTGCTAGTTTAGGTATTGATCCGGAATTATTAGGAAGACATCCTTTCCCGGGACCAGGATTGTCAATTCGTATTTTAGGAGATATTACACCTGAGAAAGTTAGAATCTTACAAGAAGTTGATTCGGTATTTATCGAAGGATTAAAATCTTGGGGATTATATGATAAAGTTTGGCAGGCTGGAGCTATTTTGCTTCCAGTAAATAGTGTTGGGGTTATGGGAGACGAGCGTACTTATGAAAAAGTAGTTGCGCTACGTGCTGTAGAATCTACCGATGGTATGACTGCTGACTGGGTTCACTTGCCGTATGATTTCTTGATGAAAGTATCTAATGATATTATCAACAAGGTAAGAGGGGTGAACAGAGTTGTGTATGATATTAGTTCAAAACCACCAGCAACAATTGAGTGGGAATAA
- a CDS encoding RidA family protein, which translates to MKRENILTGSPWEDKMGYCRAVRIGNIIEVSGTVAIVDGDKVKADDAHAQTLNILERVEKVLEDLNASMKDVIRTRIFTTDVSTFEAVATAHATFFKDIKPTTGFYGINQLVAPEYLVEIELTAVLPE; encoded by the coding sequence ATGAAAAGAGAAAACATCTTAACAGGATCTCCATGGGAAGACAAAATGGGATATTGTCGTGCAGTACGTATTGGAAACATTATTGAAGTTTCAGGAACAGTAGCAATTGTTGACGGCGATAAAGTAAAAGCTGATGACGCACATGCGCAAACTTTAAACATTTTAGAACGCGTTGAAAAAGTTCTTGAAGATCTAAATGCTAGCATGAAAGATGTTATTCGTACTCGTATTTTCACAACAGATGTTAGTACTTTTGAAGCCGTTGCTACTGCTCATGCTACTTTTTTCAAAGATATCAAGCCTACAACTGGTTTTTATGGAATCAACCAATTAGTAGCTCCTGAATACTTAGTTGAAATCGAACTTACAGCTGTTTTGCCTGAGTAA
- a CDS encoding voltage-gated chloride channel family protein, with product MNIVKNLPNAVKWIVICALIGFLSGSASAFFLISLEWVGKLRDHNLWLLWFLPVGGLIIGLLYHYYGKEVVKGNNLLLEEYKTPQKVIPLKMAPFVLLGTLITHLFGGSAGREGTAVQMGGAIADQFSRIFNLDANERKTLIILGISSGFASVFGTPLAGAVFALEVVYFCKINLKSCILSFVVAYFSYYTVELWPVHHTHYSINTIPDYNLENLLWIIPVSVLFGLAAMLFSRSTHFWGSIFSKTISYPPLRPYVGGILFSVVIYYFGATKFIGLGIPSIVDAFTKPSENFDFLLKILFTGFTLGAGFKGGEVTPLFFVGATLGSALSLYVPLPISLLAGMGFVAVFSGATHTPIACTIMGIELFGIESTLFIGLSCFIAYISSGSIGIYHSQTVRGIKHQLYEKFKINKLDDF from the coding sequence ATGAATATAGTAAAGAATTTGCCAAATGCAGTAAAATGGATAGTGATCTGTGCCTTGATTGGTTTCTTATCAGGTTCAGCCTCGGCATTTTTTTTAATTTCATTAGAATGGGTAGGAAAGCTTAGAGACCACAACCTTTGGTTACTTTGGTTCTTACCCGTAGGCGGATTGATCATTGGTTTATTGTATCATTATTACGGAAAAGAGGTAGTTAAAGGCAATAATCTTTTGTTAGAAGAATACAAAACTCCTCAAAAAGTAATTCCACTTAAAATGGCTCCTTTTGTACTTTTAGGAACCCTGATTACTCATCTTTTTGGAGGTTCGGCAGGTCGAGAAGGTACTGCGGTACAAATGGGCGGAGCGATTGCTGACCAATTCAGCCGTATTTTCAACCTTGACGCAAACGAACGAAAAACACTAATCATTCTAGGAATTAGCTCAGGATTTGCCTCTGTTTTCGGTACACCTTTAGCGGGTGCTGTTTTTGCCCTTGAAGTTGTCTATTTTTGCAAAATAAATTTAAAAAGCTGTATTCTTTCATTCGTAGTTGCTTATTTTTCTTATTACACCGTTGAACTTTGGCCTGTTCACCATACGCATTACAGCATCAATACAATCCCCGATTACAATCTTGAAAATCTACTTTGGATCATTCCTGTCAGTGTGTTATTTGGACTAGCGGCCATGCTATTTTCAAGAAGCACTCATTTTTGGGGATCTATATTTTCAAAAACCATCTCATACCCTCCGTTACGTCCTTACGTAGGCGGAATACTATTCTCAGTGGTAATCTATTATTTTGGTGCAACAAAATTTATAGGATTAGGCATTCCTAGTATTGTAGATGCATTTACAAAACCAAGTGAAAATTTCGACTTTTTACTCAAAATCCTTTTTACAGGATTCACCTTAGGGGCAGGATTCAAAGGAGGCGAGGTTACACCCTTATTTTTCGTAGGCGCAACATTAGGAAGTGCCCTATCCCTCTATGTTCCGCTTCCTATTTCACTTTTAGCAGGCATGGGATTTGTTGCCGTTTTTTCGGGAGCAACACATACACCTATTGCTTGTACAATTATGGGCATAGAACTTTTTGGAATTGAAAGTACATTATTCATTGGCCTTTCTTGTTTCATTGCCTATATTTCATCAGGTTCTATCGGAATCTATCATTCTCAAACCGTTAGAGGAATAAAACATCAATTGTACGAAAAATTTAAAATCAACAAACTGGACGATTTTTAA
- a CDS encoding rhomboid family intramembrane serine protease, with protein MNFFIFLLMVFSGVNFFKPQISDVINWGANYNLLTVENQWWRLFTCLFIHYGIMHLLLNCIALGYVGLLIESYLTRIGFLVCYLSSGLLASLSTIYWYDKIISAGASGAIFGMYGILLIITLTKAINRKLTSKTVGFIIVFILLNIMESFKEGVDGAAHIGGLLSGICLGIILAILNSKRNVALITISGLSILIIPLLSYNVISQKISVYQHFEFEEKMREFIDMEKMALEAYNVYVTDEESKKELLYMIESRGIYYWEENIKLMKKADLLYLPQETHQQIKLLIKYCQLRIKLYRTAYLKIKYNSNAYYEELANLNNQIIEILNNIDKDKKE; from the coding sequence TTGAATTTCTTTATCTTCTTATTAATGGTATTTTCTGGAGTTAACTTTTTTAAACCTCAAATTTCAGATGTTATCAATTGGGGAGCCAATTATAATTTACTAACTGTAGAGAATCAATGGTGGCGACTATTTACTTGTCTTTTTATCCATTATGGCATTATGCATCTATTGCTAAATTGTATTGCGCTTGGCTATGTAGGGCTTTTAATTGAATCGTATCTAACACGGATAGGATTTCTTGTTTGCTATCTATCAAGTGGTTTACTAGCCAGTTTATCAACTATTTATTGGTATGACAAAATCATAAGTGCAGGTGCTTCAGGAGCGATTTTTGGGATGTATGGCATTTTGCTTATCATCACTTTAACCAAAGCCATAAATCGCAAACTAACATCAAAAACAGTTGGTTTTATAATTGTATTTATTTTACTCAACATCATGGAGAGTTTCAAAGAAGGTGTAGATGGCGCGGCGCACATTGGCGGATTACTTTCTGGAATTTGCCTTGGAATAATCTTAGCCATATTGAATTCAAAAAGAAATGTGGCCCTAATTACAATTAGTGGTTTGTCAATACTTATTATCCCATTACTTTCTTACAACGTCATTTCACAAAAAATCTCTGTTTATCAGCATTTCGAATTCGAAGAAAAAATGAGAGAATTCATAGATATGGAAAAAATGGCTCTTGAGGCCTATAATGTATATGTCACGGATGAAGAATCTAAAAAAGAACTTCTCTACATGATTGAGTCGAGAGGTATCTATTATTGGGAAGAAAACATCAAACTGATGAAAAAAGCCGATTTATTGTATTTACCACAAGAAACCCACCAACAAATTAAATTACTTATTAAGTACTGCCAATTAAGGATTAAACTATACCGAACAGCCTATCTTAAAATAAAATACAATTCAAATGCTTATTATGAAGAACTAGCTAATTTGAATAATCAAATCATCGAAATATTGAACAATATCGACAAAGACAAAAAAGAATAA
- the gldI gene encoding gliding motility-associated peptidyl-prolyl isomerase GldI, which produces MRRRFNKSFDEKNPKLSYFSSPKGYWYYYITRNETDSLTPKKGDVAFFNYELKDLKGKIIYSEVELRPQVYRIDKQEIMTGIREGIKLMRKNEKVNFFFPSHIAYGYHGDNKKIGPNTPLICTVTLHDFKPEAVYKKELEQGITMSLSSSQDSIKKPKKATVKAKPRTQDTLEQ; this is translated from the coding sequence ATCCGAAGAAGATTTAATAAAAGCTTTGATGAAAAAAATCCAAAGCTTAGCTATTTTTCATCACCTAAAGGCTATTGGTATTATTACATAACTCGAAATGAAACCGATAGTTTAACGCCTAAAAAAGGAGACGTTGCCTTCTTTAATTATGAACTAAAAGATTTAAAAGGAAAAATTATTTATTCGGAAGTAGAATTAAGACCACAGGTTTATCGAATAGATAAGCAAGAAATTATGACCGGAATTAGAGAAGGAATTAAATTGATGCGCAAAAATGAAAAAGTAAATTTCTTCTTCCCTTCTCATATTGCTTATGGCTATCATGGTGACAATAAAAAAATTGGACCTAACACTCCTCTAATTTGTACGGTTACCTTACATGATTTTAAGCCTGAAGCGGTTTACAAAAAAGAATTGGAACAAGGTATCACTATGAGTTTATCTTCGTCGCAAGACAGTATAAAAAAACCAAAAAAAGCGACTGTAAAAGCTAAACCTAGGACTCAGGACACCTTAGAACAATAA
- a CDS encoding peptidylprolyl isomerase — protein sequence MKRNILFIVLFVSLFYSCKNEEDYLPDGLYAKIETNKGNILLELDYKRAPITVANFITLAEGNNSFISTEYKKKRPFYDGAKFYRVIKGFVIQTGDPEGTGFGNAGYLFKDEINDQIFDKEGVLAMANNGPGTNSSQFFITRNPTPWLNGKHTVFGHVINEGMKVVNMIEQGDVLNSVTILRKGEAAKKFNAIKTFDDYFVIESKNQKKQEKIELLNEQKYFEKYGKIIVTKINYFDTLKRKARKTVSGLKYVITQKGSGRKPAVGTKVNVNYTVFSESGYLYDTSLGTVAISFGKYNSLRASQNGYQPITFEVGKRDGIIPGVIEGLDKMSYGDKAVLFIPSHLGYASGGAGDIIPPHTNLIFEIELIDNSTEIQP from the coding sequence ATGAAAAGAAACATTCTATTTATAGTACTTTTTGTTAGCTTATTTTATTCTTGTAAAAACGAAGAAGATTACCTTCCAGATGGTTTGTATGCCAAAATTGAAACTAACAAAGGAAATATTTTACTTGAATTAGATTATAAAAGAGCACCTATAACAGTTGCTAATTTTATTACGCTGGCCGAAGGCAATAACAGCTTTATTTCTACAGAATACAAAAAAAAACGTCCTTTTTATGATGGCGCAAAATTCTATCGTGTGATTAAAGGCTTTGTTATTCAAACTGGAGATCCCGAAGGTACTGGATTTGGAAATGCAGGTTATCTGTTTAAAGACGAAATTAACGATCAAATTTTTGACAAAGAAGGCGTTTTGGCTATGGCTAATAATGGTCCTGGAACCAATAGCAGTCAGTTTTTCATAACTCGAAACCCTACACCATGGCTCAATGGAAAACACACTGTTTTTGGACATGTGATTAATGAAGGCATGAAAGTTGTCAATATGATTGAACAGGGCGATGTTTTGAATTCCGTTACTATTTTGCGCAAAGGAGAAGCGGCAAAAAAATTCAATGCCATAAAAACATTCGATGATTATTTTGTTATCGAATCTAAAAATCAAAAAAAACAAGAGAAGATTGAATTACTCAACGAGCAAAAGTATTTTGAAAAATACGGCAAAATTATTGTTACTAAAATCAACTATTTTGACACTTTAAAAAGAAAAGCAAGAAAAACTGTGTCAGGATTAAAATACGTAATTACTCAAAAAGGAAGTGGTAGAAAACCCGCTGTAGGAACCAAAGTAAATGTCAATTACACGGTTTTTTCTGAGAGTGGTTATCTGTACGATACTTCACTAGGAACTGTAGCAATCTCTTTTGGAAAATACAATTCGCTCCGCGCTTCTCAAAATGGTTACCAACCTATTACTTTTGAAGTGGGAAAAAGAGACGGTATTATCCCTGGAGTAATAGAAGGACTTGATAAGATGTCTTATGGAGACAAGGCGGTGCTATTTATTCCTTCTCATCTTGGCTATGCCTCTGGAGGAGCCGGAGACATCATTCCTCCCCATACCAATCTTATTTTTGAAATTGAATTAATTGATAACAGTACAGAAATACAACCTTAG
- a CDS encoding peptidylprolyl isomerase, which produces MKTKLLALLTFFTLTTFQAQETSKKIVKKPAPTKKLEEGIFATINTNKGTIILDLEYQKAPITVANFISLAQGKNEFVSDAKLKNKPFFDGLKFHRVISDFMIQGGDPQGTGNGGPGYAFKDEFVSDLKFDKGGILAMANAGPKTNGSQFFITHKETPWLNNKHTIFGHVVKGMDVVNNIAKDDIIKNIIITQKGSLAKKFNATKVFANYYNNKAVEEKKKQKPKQLLKKFSKKKWLL; this is translated from the coding sequence ATGAAAACGAAATTATTAGCCTTATTAACTTTCTTTACGCTTACTACTTTTCAAGCACAGGAAACATCTAAAAAAATTGTAAAAAAACCCGCTCCTACAAAAAAGTTGGAAGAAGGTATTTTTGCCACTATCAATACAAACAAAGGAACAATTATTTTAGACCTAGAATATCAAAAGGCACCAATTACAGTTGCCAATTTTATTAGTCTAGCTCAAGGAAAAAATGAATTTGTAAGCGACGCAAAACTAAAAAACAAACCGTTTTTTGATGGTTTAAAATTCCACCGTGTAATTAGTGATTTTATGATTCAAGGTGGAGATCCACAAGGAACAGGAAATGGTGGTCCTGGTTATGCTTTTAAAGACGAATTCGTTTCAGATTTAAAATTTGACAAAGGAGGTATTTTGGCAATGGCCAATGCTGGTCCAAAAACAAATGGAAGTCAATTTTTCATTACCCATAAAGAAACACCATGGTTAAACAATAAGCACACCATCTTTGGTCATGTAGTTAAAGGAATGGATGTAGTGAACAATATCGCAAAAGATGATATAATCAAAAACATAATTATTACGCAAAAAGGTTCGTTAGCAAAAAAATTCAATGCTACTAAAGTTTTTGCAAACTATTACAACAACAAAGCTGTTGAAGAAAAAAAGAAGCAGAAGCCAAAGCAGCTGCTGAAAAAATTCAGCAAGAAAAAATGGCTGCTTTAA
- a CDS encoding FKBP-type peptidyl-prolyl cis-trans isomerase, with protein sequence MAALNAEKLAYLNTQKTSATTTASGLVYKIVQKGTGAKPATGTTVYFHYSGFFEDGKLFDSSREEVAKTYNQFNEMRATQGGYNPFPFEIGKKDGMIPGFIEAINMLSFGDKIIAYIPSKLAYGEAGAGGVIPPNATLIFEIEIFEKQK encoded by the coding sequence ATGGCTGCTTTAAACGCTGAAAAACTAGCCTATTTAAACACCCAAAAAACAAGCGCTACAACTACAGCTTCTGGATTAGTTTATAAAATAGTTCAAAAAGGAACAGGTGCTAAACCAGCTACTGGAACAACAGTTTACTTCCATTATTCAGGCTTTTTTGAAGACGGAAAATTATTTGATAGTAGTCGTGAAGAAGTAGCTAAAACATACAACCAATTCAACGAAATGAGAGCTACTCAAGGAGGATACAATCCTTTCCCTTTTGAAATTGGAAAAAAAGACGGAATGATTCCAGGGTTTATTGAAGCAATCAACATGCTTTCTTTTGGCGACAAAATAATTGCTTATATCCCATCTAAACTAGCTTATGGAGAAGCTGGTGCTGGGGGCGTTATACCACCCAATGCTACTTTAATTTTCGAAATAGAAATTTTTGAAAAGCAGAAATAA